In Colletotrichum lupini chromosome 6, complete sequence, a single window of DNA contains:
- a CDS encoding vacuolar sorting protein VPS1 produces MAQPTTLSIPSSLFEFERKSPGLPISPVGTYPESQGTESQVDYAAGSGATSPCYDNGHYQDKSDVIPENPFDSESSRVLFDAIDKLQSCGVSQELAIPQLVIVGGQSTGKSSLLQSLTDIPFPVGSGCCTRFATRIVSRRTAPGSRSSVKVTIVEPDVTDKFGYPPDDTYKEFPPYVTDHLGVEEFTQLMESVSPVQPFMFLTQRHLLQTLQITTNYMGIKRGKGHSTKNFASQVLRIELSGPSRSHFSILDVPGIFSYAHDVNEAEEHGVRQMVEEYMRQTANIVICVAAATADLSTQEIFKMAANFVDKSRLVGVFTKCDRLENPNEVIDIASGYGKDSTRSIKDGWFVVRNRSDADDEEFDFKEAERKLFSRSPWDRIPENRRGSVQLQKYLGNLLCAQIRGNFPAIQESVRKLLSDAKDSRKSLGEPRPNHSLRQRYIRDVVEKYHTVATKALKSPGSLAKDSLRSQSHRGASFVDEIREQLHIWQTTELPGMVNTEVIQILYKTQSEQWQRIAEQHIENIADDVERASNSILEDVCSPDNCSKILCEELARALTHFQHEAKQKALRELKEHCRRERETHLQTTDARFHERLQALRTVRLLEAIGNSFSSFKGLDLSSSKVLFHQLHHSIEGNMVNDVHDVVKVYYELSLEAFIRYVTNDIVEDFVSFSKGPLLGLSTDWVFTLTDEEVHRLAREDDETMERRSHYDGVIEKLQTAHEIAEKARIQTRNLGDM; encoded by the exons ATGGCTCAACCAACAACCCTCTCAATCCCGTCTAGCTTGTTCGAGTTCGAGCGCAAGTCGCCAGGTTTGCCCATATCTCCAGTCGGTACCTACCCCGAGTCACAGGGTACCGAGTCGCAGGTCGACTATGCCGCCGGCTCTGGAGCCACCTCTCCATGCTACGACAACGGTCACTATCAAGACAAATCTGATGTAATACCCGAAAATCCATTCGACAGTGAGAGCAGCAGGGTTCTATTCGATGCCATTGACAAGCTTCAATCTTGTGGAGTCAGCCAAGAGCTGGCCATTCCTCAG CTTGTCATTGTCGGTGGTCAATCCACAGGGAAGTCGTCATTACTCCAGAGCTTGACCGATATTCCCTTTCCAGTCGGTTCAGGCTGCTGCACTCGCTTCGCGACAAGGATCGTGTCTCGGAGAACCGCGCCTGGAAGTCGTAGCTCCGTCAAGGTGACAATAGTAGAGCCTGATGTTACTGACAAATTTGGCTATCCACCGGATGATACGTACAAAGAATTTCCGCCTTATGTAACTGATCATCTGGGCGTCGAAGAGTTTACGCAGCTGATGGAAAGTGTAAGCCCTGTCCAACCCTTCATGTTCCTTACACAGCGCCATCTCTTACAGACACTGCAGATCACCACCAATTACATGGGAATCAAGAGAGGCAAAGGACATTCGACGAAAAACTTTGCCTCTCAAGTACTTCGGATAGAACTGTCAGGTCCTTCCCGATCACATTTCAGCATTCTTGACGTACCTGGCATCTTCTCTTACGCTCATGATGTCAACGAGGCCGAAGAGCATGGTGTGAGACAGATGGTCGAGGAGTACATGAGACAAACAGCGAACATTGTCAT TTGCGTGGCCGCCGCTACGGCTGATTTGTCTACGCAAGAGATCTTCAAGATGGCCGCCAATTTTGTCGACAAAAGTCGTCTTGTTGGAGTCTTCACTAAGTGTGACAGGTTGGAGAATCCAAACGAG GTCATTGACATCGCAAGTGGATATGGCAAAGACTCTACAAGATCTATCAAGGATGGCTGGTTTGTAGTGAGAAATCGATCCGATGCCGACGATGAAGAGTTTGACTTCAAAGAAGCTGAACGCAAACTCTTCAGTCGCTCGCCTTGGGACAGGATCCCGGAGAATCGACGAGGCTCCGTACAGCTTCAGAAATATCTCGGCAATCTTCTCTGCGCTCAAATTCGAGGAAACTTTCCCGCGATTCAAGAGTCAGTCCGGAAGTTGCTCTCAGACGCCAAGGACAGCAGGAAGAGCCTCGGAGAGCCTCGCCCAAACCATAGTCTCCGCCAGCGATATATCAGGGATGTGGTCGAGAAGTACCACACAGTGGCGACAAAGGCTCTCAAGAGCCCCGGATCGTTGGCCAAGGACAGTCTACGG TCTCAGTCCCATCGCGGCGCGTCGTTCGTAGATGAAATCCGGGAGCAGCTTCACATCTGGCAGACAACAGAACTCCCCGGGATGGTGAACACAGAGGTCATTCAGATTCTCTACAAAACGCAGTCAGAGCAGTGGCAACGGATTGCTGAACAGCACATTGAGAACATTGCGGACGATGTAGAAAGGGCTTCTAATTCGATTCTCGAGGATGTCTGTTCGCCTGACAATTGTTCAAAAATTCTGTGCGAGGAGCTAGCTCGAGCCCTCACCCACTTTCAGCATGAAGCCAAGCAGAAAGCTTTACGAGAGCTCAAAGAGCACTGCCGGCGCGAGAGAGAAACTCACCTCCAGACGACAGACGCAAGGTTTCACGAAAGGCTGCAGGCTCTGCGGACTGTTCGACTTCTCGAAGCGATTGGCAACAGCTTTTCTTCGTTCAAAGGTCTGGACCTGAGCAGCTCCAAGGTTCTCTTTCACCAGTTACATCACTCAATCGAGGGCAACATGGTTAACGATGTGCATGACGTTGTTAAAGTTTACTACGAA CTTTCTCTCGAGGCCTTCATCAGATACGTCACCAACGATATTGTCGAAGATTTCGTATCTTTCTCCAAGGGGCCCCTTTTGGGATTGTCCACGGACTGGGTCTTCACGTTGACTGATGAAGAAGTTCACAGGCTCGCTCGCGAGGATGACGAGACAATGGAGAGACGTTCGCACTATGACGGAGTCATTGAGAAGCTGCAAACTGCGCATGAAATAGCCGAGAAGGCTAGAATTCAGACGCGGAATCTTGGGGACATGTGA